In Nitrospinota bacterium, one DNA window encodes the following:
- a CDS encoding DMT family transporter, whose protein sequence is MLPEQHDILFSFIAILFAVFAVFVFGNVITHCREREGLNTNMWGGIFGIFAVTCFMMTVHMFDLVQADQLKFFFSTYLWVVVLMLLIWGVFFKSNKLESQSPPIIRGFFFWCTVSLLLAGYTNWLPQQRSDPPPKEAAVVGDLTMEEFAEMGRVIIFGAKQVAGQKSIGKGQCPLCHTFDPGDNIGRCPNLFGVEKRSHDRVKEERYKTSPVAIGEVEPASGIVKGKYSEIPEEYKRQHGPDELVGEDYLRESLMCPTCYVVEGYGKDNDTKSPMPVITKPPISLSRTEVNAVVAYLQSKDTPGEFAAVTVPLPQDDAGNTGGGEVAEDSGGGDEEAPTFVTGKEDIQTMINTLGCPLCHTIPGVEGAVGQLGPMLHEKTNAPKRIKDPNYKGKATNTKEYVRESILNPGAYVVFNEEAGESYPDGLMPTTFSEMLSVQALDKLVDFISQTEAPAGS, encoded by the coding sequence ATGTTACCAGAGCAACATGATATTTTATTTTCGTTTATAGCGATCCTGTTTGCCGTGTTTGCAGTTTTTGTTTTCGGCAACGTGATTACGCATTGTAGGGAAAGAGAAGGTTTGAATACAAATATGTGGGGTGGAATATTTGGAATCTTTGCGGTCACTTGTTTTATGATGACCGTCCATATGTTCGACCTGGTTCAGGCGGATCAGTTGAAGTTTTTCTTTTCAACGTATCTTTGGGTAGTTGTATTAATGTTGTTGATTTGGGGAGTATTTTTCAAGAGCAACAAGCTTGAAAGTCAATCACCTCCAATCATCAGAGGTTTCTTCTTTTGGTGTACGGTTTCTCTCCTTTTGGCCGGTTATACTAACTGGTTGCCGCAGCAGCGCAGTGATCCTCCTCCTAAAGAAGCGGCGGTTGTTGGTGATTTGACCATGGAAGAATTTGCGGAAATGGGTCGGGTTATCATTTTTGGTGCTAAACAAGTCGCGGGACAGAAGTCAATTGGTAAGGGGCAATGTCCTCTTTGTCACACTTTTGATCCTGGTGATAATATAGGTCGTTGTCCAAACCTCTTTGGAGTTGAAAAGAGAAGTCATGACCGAGTAAAAGAAGAAAGGTATAAGACAAGTCCTGTAGCCATAGGAGAAGTAGAGCCAGCATCGGGAATTGTAAAAGGAAAATACAGTGAAATTCCGGAGGAATACAAGCGTCAACATGGTCCGGATGAATTGGTAGGTGAAGATTACCTTCGTGAGTCATTAATGTGTCCAACCTGTTATGTGGTTGAGGGATATGGTAAGGACAACGATACAAAAAGTCCGATGCCGGTAATTACTAAGCCGCCGATCAGTTTGAGTCGAACTGAGGTGAATGCAGTAGTTGCCTATCTTCAATCAAAAGACACGCCAGGTGAATTCGCCGCTGTGACAGTACCATTACCTCAGGATGATGCTGGTAATACTGGTGGTGGTGAGGTTGCTGAGGATTCTGGTGGGGGTGATGAAGAAGCCCCAACATTCGTAACGGGTAAAGAAGATATTCAGACTATGATCAATACTCTGGGTTGTCCTCTTTGTCACACAATACCAGGTGTTGAGGGTGCCGTTGGTCAGTTAGGGCCTATGCTTCATGAGAAGACAAATGCTCCGAAGCGTATCAAGGATCCTAACTACAAGGGTAAAGCAACTAACACCAAAGAGTATGTTCGTGAATCAATATTGAACCCTGGTGCTTATGTTGTTTTTAATGAAGAAGCAGGTGAGTCATATCCAGATGGATTAATGCCTACAACGTTTTCTGAGATGCTTTCAGTTCAGGCTCTAGATAAACTTGTAGATTTTATAAGTCAGACCGAAGCTCCGGCTGGCAGTTAA